Proteins from a genomic interval of Zingiber officinale cultivar Zhangliang chromosome 1B, Zo_v1.1, whole genome shotgun sequence:
- the LOC122041467 gene encoding uncharacterized protein LOC122041467: MSGSAQKWLNVLPNGSITCFQDFKNAFLRHFTSSRKYQKIDQYLFTLKQGFAKPLKSYIKRFNQVAQDVPSATSEILMNAFTHDLMEGEFFRVLIREPVKNFNEMLGKVANYINVEEAQAARRKEDKTTAPANAPANKSKRMPPQPLARPFPLSKDAQLGFPPGQC, encoded by the coding sequence ATGTCTGGCTCGGCACAAAAGTGGCTCAATGTATTGCCGAACGGATCCATCACCTGCTTTCAGGATTTCAAGAATGCTTTCCTGCGCCATTTCACCAGTAGCAGGAAATATCAGAAGATAGATCAGTATCTCTTCACCCTCAAGCAAGGGTTTGCAAAGCCCTTGAAAAGTTACataaaacgcttcaaccaggtagctcAGGATGTCCCGTCCGCTACCTCCGAGATcttgatgaacgccttcactcatGACCTAAtggaaggagagttcttccgagTCCTCATTCGAGAGCCTGTAAAGAACTTTAATGAGATGCTTGGAAAGGTAGCAAActatattaatgtagaagaagcccaagctgctcggAGGAAAGAAGACAAGACGACTGCTCCTGCCAACGCTCCTGCCAACAAGTCGAAGAGAATGCCACCCCAACCTCTAGCTCGACCCTTTCCTCTCTCCAAGGATGCCCAACTAGGATTTCCACCTGGTcaatgttag